One stretch of Thalassophryne amazonica chromosome 19, fThaAma1.1, whole genome shotgun sequence DNA includes these proteins:
- the LOC117500737 gene encoding uncharacterized protein LOC117500737 isoform X1: protein MPKVYNKQALDMILDHVNPRDSDGEEITLVLSSDSEISSDEETSSPSEKRGRMETHEWLTETAKDGTVWREEQIGRPLQHSPIECHATDGEPTALARTKVSSRLQSFLCFITVEMLQTIQEWTVQHARQTQHGIWFIALPELMAFIAILLLRGIVHLPALHDAWSAKLGVPLINKIMARNRFQDIMRHLRFDDRDTRCERVANDRFAAVSDVWGSFVANCITSYNPGRHITIDEQLFPTKTRCCFLQYIATKPDKFGIKFWVACDLKSKYVCNIIPYLGKDPSCPTGERLSENVVMKLLEPFMDKGRTVTTNNFFTSLSLAQQLLSRKTTLLGTVNKIRRELPDSAKKTLNRKEFSTQVFSTSGATLTVYAPKQRKTVCILSSMHSVVETGDTRKKKPNTLTDYNSMKCGVDVMEQMVRKYTVRSGTRRWPVAVFYNMIDIAALNAHVLYQACTGVKERRMDFLVELASELAQCHMAAKEVNQENLQQQPATPDTGTRALCQVKCCCKKNHATKRCVSCNKFTCGKCRKEMLWQCQVCSDNL from the exons ATGCCGAAAGTTTACAACAAGCAGGCTTTGGACATGATCCTCGACCACGTCAACCCCCGTGACTCTGATGGAGAAGAAATAACCCTTGTGCTGAGTTCCGACTCTGAAATTTCTTCTG ATGAGGAGACTTCGTCACCTTCAGAAAAGAGAGGTCGCATGGAGACACACGAGTGGCTGACAGAGACGGCAAAAGACGGCACAGTGTGGCGTGAAGAACAGATCGGAAGGCCTCTGCAGCACAGCCCAATTGAATGTCACGCCACAGATGGAGAGCCAACTGCTTTGGCCAGAACAAAGGTGTCGAGTCGCTTACAGAGTTTCCTCTGTTTCATAACTGTGGAAATGCTTCAGACCATTCAGGAGTGGACTGTCCAGCATGCACGCCAGACACAGCATGGAATCTGGTTCATAGCCCTTCCTGAACTAATGGCGTTCATTGCCATCCTCCTCCTCCGAGGGATTGTCCACCTTCCAGCGCTGCATGATGCATGGTCAGCAAAATTGGGAGTGCCCCTGATCAACAAGATTATGGCTCGAAACCGCTTCCAGGACATCATGCGACACCTACGCTTCGATGACAGGGACACACGCTGTGAACGTGTAGCGAATGACCGGTTTGCTGCAGTCTCTGACGTTTGGGGGTCTTTTGTTGCCAACTGCATCACTTCTTACAACCCAGGAAGGCACATCACCATAGATGAGCAACTTTTTCCAACTAAGACTCGCTGCTGTTTCCTGCAGTACATTGCAACAAAACCTGACAAGTTTGGCATAAAGTTCTGGGTGGCATGTGACCTGAAATCCAAGTATGTATGCAACATCATCCCATATCTTGGTAAAGACCCCAGTTGTCCCACAGGGGAGAGACTATCGGAAAATGTGGTGATGAAGCTTCTGGAACCATTTATGGACAAAGGAAGAACCGTTACCACAAACAATTTTTTTACTTCATTGTCACTAGCACAACAACTGCTCAGCCGGAAGACCACCCTTCTTGGCACAGTAAATAAGATTCGCCGTGAGCTTCCAGACTCTGCCAAAAAGACTTTGAACCGCAAGGAATTCAGCACACAGGTGTTTTCAACCTCTGGTGCCACATTGACTGTTTATGCGCCCAAACAGAGAAAGACTGTCTGCATCCTCAGTAGCATGCACAGTGTGGTGGAGACTGGGGATACCCGAAAAAAAAAGCCTAACACACTCACCGACTACAACAGCATGAAATGCGGTGTGGATGTCATGGAGCAGATGGTGCGAAAGTACACTGTACGTTCAGGAACACGGCGTTGGCCAGtcgctgtgttttacaacatgaTTGACATTGCAGCACTGAATGCACATGTGCTTTATCAGGCATGCACTGGGGTCAAGGAGAGACGGATGGACTTCTTGGTGGAGCTTGCAAGCGAGCTTGCACAGTGTCATATGGCAGCCAAGGAGGTGAATCAGGAAAACCTTCAGCAACAACCAGCCACACCTGACACAGGGACAAGGGCATTGTGCCAGGTGAAGTGTTGCTGCAAGAAAAACCATGCCACTAAGCGTTGTGTTTCTTGTAACAAGTTCACATGTGGCAAGTGCAGAAAGGAGATGTTGTGGCAGTGCCAAGTATGTTCAGACAATCTGTAA
- the LOC117500737 gene encoding uncharacterized protein LOC117500737 isoform X2: MPKVYNKQALDMILDHVNPRDSDGEEITLVLSSDSEISSDEETSSPSEKRGRMETHEWLTETAKDGTVWREEQIGRPLQHSPIECHATDGEPTALARTKVSSRLQSFLCFITVEMLQTIQEWTVQHARQTQHGIWFIALPELMAFIAILLLRGIVHLPALHDAWSAKLGVPLINKIMARNRFQDIMRHLRFDDRDTRCERVANDRFAAVSDVWGSFVANCITSYNPGRHITIDEQLFPTKTRCCFLQYIATKPDKFGIKFWVACDLKSKYVCNIIPYLGKDPSCPTGERLSENVVMKLLEPFMDKGRTVTTNNFFTSLSLAQQLLSRKTTLLGTVNKIRRELPDSAKKTLNRKEFSTQVFSTSGATLTVYAPKQRKTVCILSSMHSVVETGDTRKKKPNTLTDYNSMKCGVDVMEQMVRKYTVRSGTRRWPVAVFYNMIDIAALNAHVLYQACTGVKERRMDFLVELASELAQCHMAAKEVNQENLQQQPATPDTGTRALCQMF, encoded by the exons ATGCCGAAAGTTTACAACAAGCAGGCTTTGGACATGATCCTCGACCACGTCAACCCCCGTGACTCTGATGGAGAAGAAATAACCCTTGTGCTGAGTTCCGACTCTGAAATTTCTTCTG ATGAGGAGACTTCGTCACCTTCAGAAAAGAGAGGTCGCATGGAGACACACGAGTGGCTGACAGAGACGGCAAAAGACGGCACAGTGTGGCGTGAAGAACAGATCGGAAGGCCTCTGCAGCACAGCCCAATTGAATGTCACGCCACAGATGGAGAGCCAACTGCTTTGGCCAGAACAAAGGTGTCGAGTCGCTTACAGAGTTTCCTCTGTTTCATAACTGTGGAAATGCTTCAGACCATTCAGGAGTGGACTGTCCAGCATGCACGCCAGACACAGCATGGAATCTGGTTCATAGCCCTTCCTGAACTAATGGCGTTCATTGCCATCCTCCTCCTCCGAGGGATTGTCCACCTTCCAGCGCTGCATGATGCATGGTCAGCAAAATTGGGAGTGCCCCTGATCAACAAGATTATGGCTCGAAACCGCTTCCAGGACATCATGCGACACCTACGCTTCGATGACAGGGACACACGCTGTGAACGTGTAGCGAATGACCGGTTTGCTGCAGTCTCTGACGTTTGGGGGTCTTTTGTTGCCAACTGCATCACTTCTTACAACCCAGGAAGGCACATCACCATAGATGAGCAACTTTTTCCAACTAAGACTCGCTGCTGTTTCCTGCAGTACATTGCAACAAAACCTGACAAGTTTGGCATAAAGTTCTGGGTGGCATGTGACCTGAAATCCAAGTATGTATGCAACATCATCCCATATCTTGGTAAAGACCCCAGTTGTCCCACAGGGGAGAGACTATCGGAAAATGTGGTGATGAAGCTTCTGGAACCATTTATGGACAAAGGAAGAACCGTTACCACAAACAATTTTTTTACTTCATTGTCACTAGCACAACAACTGCTCAGCCGGAAGACCACCCTTCTTGGCACAGTAAATAAGATTCGCCGTGAGCTTCCAGACTCTGCCAAAAAGACTTTGAACCGCAAGGAATTCAGCACACAGGTGTTTTCAACCTCTGGTGCCACATTGACTGTTTATGCGCCCAAACAGAGAAAGACTGTCTGCATCCTCAGTAGCATGCACAGTGTGGTGGAGACTGGGGATACCCGAAAAAAAAAGCCTAACACACTCACCGACTACAACAGCATGAAATGCGGTGTGGATGTCATGGAGCAGATGGTGCGAAAGTACACTGTACGTTCAGGAACACGGCGTTGGCCAGtcgctgtgttttacaacatgaTTGACATTGCAGCACTGAATGCACATGTGCTTTATCAGGCATGCACTGGGGTCAAGGAGAGACGGATGGACTTCTTGGTGGAGCTTGCAAGCGAGCTTGCACAGTGTCATATGGCAGCCAAGGAGGTGAATCAGGAAAACCTTCAGCAACAACCAGCCACACCTGACACAGGGACAAGGGCATTGTGCCAG